From a single Alloactinosynnema sp. L-07 genomic region:
- a CDS encoding ABC transporter ATP-binding protein, with protein MIRVDDVHVRHTARSGGVFRRDKVYALTGATLEVGRGEVVGIVGESGCGKSTLARVLTGLQRPTAGTVTFRGEDLWAMPAGRRRAEFGSAVGVVFQDPSTALNPRLPVGRVLRDPLDVHRRGTPRQRAGRVEELLDLVGLPGHVARALPSQLSGGQRQRVAVARALALEPELVVADEPTSALDVSVRAQVLNLLVDLRARLGLSLVFISHDIQTVRYLADRLAVLYLGRVVEEGPADTIAAAPAHPYTRALFSATPSLLEDVERIVLHGPVPSATHPPSGCPFRTRCWKATDECAVAFPAPSTVDGHTVHCVHPETPARSPK; from the coding sequence ATGATCCGCGTCGATGACGTGCACGTGCGCCACACCGCGCGCAGCGGCGGGGTGTTCCGCCGCGACAAGGTCTACGCGCTGACCGGCGCGACGCTGGAGGTCGGCCGAGGCGAGGTGGTCGGCATCGTCGGCGAGTCCGGCTGCGGCAAGTCCACCCTCGCCCGCGTCCTCACCGGTCTCCAGCGTCCGACCGCGGGCACGGTGACCTTCCGGGGCGAGGACCTGTGGGCGATGCCCGCCGGGCGGCGCCGCGCCGAGTTCGGTTCGGCCGTCGGCGTGGTGTTCCAGGACCCGTCGACCGCGCTCAACCCGCGGCTGCCGGTCGGGCGGGTGTTGCGCGACCCGCTCGACGTGCACCGCCGGGGCACGCCGCGCCAGCGGGCCGGGCGCGTCGAGGAACTGCTGGACCTGGTCGGGCTCCCCGGGCACGTCGCCCGCGCATTGCCGTCGCAGCTGTCCGGCGGGCAGCGCCAGCGGGTGGCCGTGGCCAGGGCGCTGGCCCTGGAACCGGAACTGGTCGTGGCCGACGAGCCGACCAGCGCGCTGGACGTGTCGGTGCGGGCGCAGGTGTTGAACCTGCTGGTCGACCTGCGGGCCAGGCTCGGGCTGAGCCTGGTGTTCATCTCGCACGACATCCAGACCGTGCGGTACCTGGCCGATCGGCTCGCCGTCCTCTACCTCGGCCGCGTGGTCGAGGAGGGTCCGGCCGACACCATCGCCGCCGCGCCCGCCCACCCGTATACCCGGGCACTGTTCTCGGCGACGCCCAGCCTGCTTGAGGACGTCGAGCGGATCGTGCTGCACGGTCCGGTGCCGTCCGCGACGCACCCGCCGTCGGGCTGCCCGTTCCGCACCCGCTGTTGGAAGGCCACCGACGAGTGCGCCGTCGCCTTCCCCGCGCCTTCCACTGTGGATGGTCACACCGTCCACTGTGTCCACCCGGAAACCCCCGCTAGGAGCCCGAAGTGA
- a CDS encoding ABC transporter substrate-binding protein: MSFRNRAWFGIRRTTRLTGVALAAVVAVSACGGPSSTGAAAPSGKADTIEAGISYGLSTGFDPMNTSGATPFAANLHIFEALVDLDPVTRKSYPALAEAMPEKVSDTSYRVKLRSGATFHNGDPVTAEDVAFTFGRILDPANKSLMRQFLPFLASVTAVDERTVEFTLSTRTALFAERLAVARIVPKKVVTADPKGFDAKPVGSGPYALVEAIQQDKIVFKGYDRYNGPRPAKVPNLVWRLTADPASRVSAIESGQVHAIEDVPYTDVQRLSQKIKVDSVQSFGMLFLMFNTSAAPFSDKRVRQALHYAMDTQKIIGTAMAGNGTAATSYVQKGHPEYVEASTVYTLNQDKAKALLAEAGVGDLSITLSHTDTGWVKDIAPLVKASWDAIGVKTTLDVADSAGTYKKVDAGQFQVLLAPGDPSVFGNDLDLLMRWFYANDTWVKKRFRWDGAPQKQVVALLDQAAGSVDAAERKKLWGQAIDIVADEVPLYPILHRKLPTAWNDKALPGFGPLPTTGLAFLDVGRA; encoded by the coding sequence GTGTCGTTTCGGAACCGTGCGTGGTTCGGCATCCGCCGGACCACGCGGCTCACGGGGGTCGCGCTGGCCGCGGTCGTCGCGGTCAGTGCCTGCGGTGGTCCCAGCTCGACCGGCGCCGCCGCGCCGTCCGGGAAAGCCGACACCATCGAGGCAGGCATCTCGTACGGGCTGTCCACCGGGTTCGACCCGATGAACACCTCCGGTGCGACGCCGTTCGCCGCGAATCTGCACATCTTCGAGGCGCTGGTCGACCTCGACCCGGTCACCCGCAAGTCGTACCCGGCCCTCGCCGAGGCCATGCCGGAGAAGGTCAGCGACACCAGCTACCGGGTGAAGCTGCGCTCCGGCGCCACCTTCCACAACGGCGACCCGGTCACCGCCGAGGACGTCGCCTTCACCTTCGGCCGCATCCTGGACCCGGCGAACAAGTCGCTGATGCGCCAGTTCCTCCCCTTCCTCGCCTCGGTCACCGCCGTGGACGAGCGAACCGTTGAATTCACGCTGAGCACCCGCACCGCACTGTTCGCCGAGCGCCTCGCGGTGGCCCGGATCGTGCCCAAGAAGGTCGTCACCGCCGACCCGAAGGGCTTCGACGCCAAGCCGGTCGGCTCCGGCCCGTACGCGCTGGTCGAGGCGATCCAGCAGGACAAGATCGTGTTCAAGGGCTACGACCGCTACAACGGCCCGCGCCCGGCCAAGGTGCCGAACCTGGTTTGGCGGCTCACCGCCGACCCGGCGTCGCGGGTGAGCGCGATCGAGTCCGGGCAGGTGCACGCCATCGAGGACGTGCCTTACACCGACGTGCAGCGGCTGTCGCAGAAGATCAAGGTCGACTCGGTGCAGTCGTTCGGCATGTTGTTCCTGATGTTCAACACCTCGGCGGCGCCGTTCTCCGACAAGCGCGTCCGCCAGGCCCTGCACTACGCCATGGACACGCAGAAGATCATCGGCACCGCGATGGCGGGCAACGGCACCGCCGCGACCAGCTACGTCCAGAAGGGACACCCGGAGTACGTCGAGGCGTCCACCGTCTACACCCTGAACCAGGACAAGGCCAAGGCGCTGCTGGCCGAGGCGGGGGTCGGCGACCTGTCGATCACCCTGTCGCACACCGACACCGGCTGGGTCAAGGACATCGCGCCACTGGTGAAGGCGTCCTGGGACGCCATCGGCGTGAAGACCACCCTCGACGTCGCCGACTCCGCGGGCACCTATAAGAAGGTGGACGCGGGCCAGTTCCAGGTGCTGCTCGCCCCCGGCGACCCGTCGGTCTTCGGCAACGACCTCGACCTGCTGATGCGCTGGTTCTACGCCAACGACACCTGGGTGAAGAAGCGTTTCCGCTGGGATGGCGCGCCGCAGAAGCAGGTCGTCGCGCTGCTCGACCAGGCCGCCGGGTCGGTCGACGCGGCCGAGCGGAAGAAGCTGTGGGGCCAGGCGATCGACATCGTCGCCGACGAGGTGCCGCTGTACCCGATCCTGCACCGCAAGCTGCCCACCGCCTGGAACGACAAGGCGCTGCCCGGGTTCGGCCCCTTGCCCACCACCGGCCTGGCGTTCCTGGACGTCGGCCGCGCCTGA
- a CDS encoding dipeptide/oligopeptide/nickel ABC transporter permease/ATP-binding protein has product MRTRFLRSLARPGIAFRTLPPRSRVALGVLITVLLGAVLAPLITGDPLVTHTPAVPPSAEHWFGTDKIGRDVFTRVVHGARYSLLIGLGATLVALLAGAVLGSLAATSPKWGDEALMRILDVVMAFPPIALALVLVVSFGKSIPVLILTIAFVYTPMLARVVRANVLAQYGEDYVAAEKVIGARRGYIVVKHIAVNCAAPVLVFATVLVAEAIIFEASLSFIGAGVQDPEPSWGSVLNYGREILLNGGWWATMFPGLAILVTVLALNILAEGLTDASAAPAARRRSSGDEPVAEAAEASAPVTAPSTVDDSLAVLARVARTRARFASSVRADAPVLLSVEDLSIRFPDRYGDVAVVDGISFSVREGETLGLVGESGCGKSITSLAITGLLPRTAEVSGRVTYRGDDLLTLPPRQRRALAGPEIAMVYQDALSSLNPSVLVGRQLAQLTRRGGRKTPAELLDLVGLSPKRTLRSYPHELSGGQRQRVLIAMALSREPRLLIADEPTTALDVTVQAQVVELLVRLRDELGFAMVLVSHDLALVGELAHRVAVMYAGQVAELGTTSSVLAAPTHHYTRGLLGSVVSLEAGAPRLHQIRGVVPAPSGFGAGCRFASRCPAATEVCRTVHPGLTGPGEHAFACHHPATVLEGSTR; this is encoded by the coding sequence ATGCGGACCCGATTCCTCCGCTCGCTGGCCCGCCCGGGCATCGCGTTCCGCACGCTGCCACCGCGCTCGCGGGTGGCGCTCGGTGTGCTGATCACCGTGCTGCTGGGCGCCGTGCTCGCCCCGCTGATCACCGGCGACCCGCTGGTCACGCACACCCCGGCGGTGCCGCCGTCGGCTGAGCACTGGTTCGGCACCGACAAGATCGGCCGCGACGTGTTCACCCGCGTCGTGCACGGCGCCCGCTACTCGCTGCTTATCGGCCTCGGCGCGACCTTGGTGGCGCTGCTCGCGGGCGCGGTGCTCGGCTCACTCGCCGCGACATCGCCGAAGTGGGGCGACGAGGCGCTGATGCGCATACTCGACGTGGTGATGGCGTTCCCGCCGATCGCGCTCGCGCTGGTCCTCGTGGTGTCGTTCGGCAAGAGCATCCCGGTGCTGATCCTGACCATCGCCTTCGTCTACACGCCGATGCTCGCCCGGGTCGTGCGAGCGAACGTCCTCGCGCAGTACGGCGAGGACTACGTGGCGGCGGAGAAGGTGATCGGCGCGCGGCGCGGGTACATCGTGGTCAAGCACATCGCCGTCAACTGCGCCGCTCCGGTCCTGGTATTCGCCACCGTGTTGGTCGCCGAGGCGATCATCTTCGAGGCCAGCCTGTCGTTCATCGGCGCGGGCGTGCAGGACCCGGAGCCGAGTTGGGGCAGCGTCCTCAACTACGGCCGGGAGATCCTGCTCAACGGCGGCTGGTGGGCCACGATGTTTCCCGGCCTGGCCATCCTGGTCACGGTGCTGGCGTTGAACATCCTCGCCGAGGGGCTCACCGACGCCTCGGCGGCGCCCGCCGCGCGACGCCGCTCGTCCGGGGACGAGCCGGTGGCCGAGGCCGCCGAGGCGTCCGCTCCGGTCACCGCACCGTCTACTGTGGATGACTCGCTGGCGGTGCTGGCGCGGGTCGCCCGCACCAGGGCCAGGTTCGCGTCGTCGGTCCGCGCTGACGCGCCAGTGCTGTTGTCAGTCGAGGACCTGTCGATCCGGTTCCCGGACCGCTACGGCGATGTGGCCGTCGTCGACGGCATCTCGTTCAGCGTGCGCGAGGGCGAGACGCTCGGTCTCGTCGGCGAGTCCGGCTGCGGCAAGAGCATCACCAGCCTGGCGATCACCGGGCTGCTGCCGCGCACCGCCGAGGTGTCCGGCCGCGTGACCTACCGGGGCGACGACCTGCTCACGCTGCCGCCGAGGCAGCGCCGCGCGCTCGCCGGACCCGAGATCGCCATGGTGTACCAGGACGCGCTGTCGTCGCTGAACCCGTCGGTGCTCGTCGGCAGGCAGCTCGCGCAGCTCACCCGCCGCGGCGGCCGCAAGACCCCGGCCGAGCTGCTCGACCTGGTCGGGCTGTCCCCGAAGCGCACGCTGCGCAGCTACCCGCACGAGCTGTCCGGCGGGCAGCGGCAGCGGGTGCTGATCGCGATGGCGCTGTCGCGCGAACCGCGCCTGCTCATCGCCGACGAGCCGACGACCGCGCTCGACGTCACCGTCCAGGCACAGGTGGTCGAGCTGCTCGTGCGGCTGCGCGACGAACTCGGCTTCGCGATGGTGCTCGTCTCCCACGACCTCGCGCTGGTCGGCGAGCTGGCGCACCGGGTCGCGGTGATGTACGCGGGCCAGGTCGCCGAGCTGGGCACCACGTCGTCGGTGCTGGCCGCCCCAACGCACCACTACACCCGCGGCCTGCTCGGCTCGGTGGTGTCGCTGGAGGCCGGGGCTCCTCGCCTGCACCAAATCCGCGGCGTCGTCCCCGCCCCGTCCGGCTTCGGCGCGGGCTGCCGGTTCGCCTCCCGCTGCCCGGCGGCCACCGAGGTGTGCCGCACCGTCCACCCCGGACTCACCGGGCCCGGCGAGCACGCGTTCGCTTGCCACCACCCGGCCACCGTCCTCGAGGGGAGCACCCGATGA
- a CDS encoding ABC transporter permease, translating into MVAFLRLALRRLAMLPVMILGISFLVFVLLRLSKVDPAYNALGEGASEEARAAFTAENGLDDPLMVRYFSFLGRLVQGDLGVTLRPAHPVSDRIASAFPLTLQLTALGLLLAVVLALVLGVTGALYRDRWPDHLTRVLSIAGIAVPSFWLGIVLIHNLAVKRPLFPVGGYINPADSVGGWLESMTLPAIALAVPVACSLARLVRTSMVAELDRDYVRTARGNGLPTALVLRSVLRNALVTPLTVLGLRVGYLLSGAVVIEMLFRLPGMGQLVVQGVAGGDTAIVQGTVITIAVTFLVVNVVVDLLYLLVNPRVRTV; encoded by the coding sequence ATGGTCGCGTTCCTCCGCCTGGCGCTCCGCCGTCTGGCGATGCTCCCCGTGATGATCCTGGGAATCTCGTTCCTGGTTTTCGTGCTGCTCCGTCTGTCCAAGGTGGACCCCGCGTACAACGCTCTGGGCGAGGGCGCCTCCGAGGAGGCCCGCGCGGCGTTCACCGCCGAGAACGGCCTGGACGACCCGCTGATGGTGCGCTACTTCAGCTTCCTCGGCAGGCTGGTGCAGGGCGACCTGGGCGTGACCCTGCGCCCGGCGCACCCGGTGTCCGACCGGATCGCGTCCGCGTTCCCGCTCACCCTCCAGCTGACCGCACTCGGCCTGCTGCTGGCCGTGGTGCTCGCGCTCGTCCTCGGCGTCACCGGAGCGTTGTACCGGGACCGCTGGCCGGACCACCTCACCCGCGTGCTGTCCATCGCCGGGATCGCGGTGCCGTCGTTCTGGCTGGGCATCGTGCTGATCCACAATCTCGCGGTCAAGCGGCCGCTGTTCCCGGTCGGCGGCTACATCAACCCGGCCGACTCGGTCGGCGGGTGGCTGGAGTCGATGACGCTGCCCGCGATCGCGCTGGCCGTGCCGGTGGCCTGCTCGCTGGCCCGGCTGGTGCGAACCTCGATGGTCGCCGAACTGGACCGTGACTACGTGCGCACCGCCCGCGGCAACGGCCTGCCCACCGCGCTGGTGCTGCGGTCGGTCCTGCGTAACGCCCTGGTCACCCCGCTGACCGTGCTCGGCCTGAGGGTCGGCTACCTGCTCAGCGGCGCTGTCGTGATCGAGATGCTGTTCCGCCTGCCGGGCATGGGCCAGCTCGTCGTCCAGGGCGTCGCGGGCGGCGACACCGCGATCGTGCAGGGCACCGTGATCACCATCGCCGTCACCTTCCTCGTGGTCAACGTCGTCGTCGACCTCCTCTACCTGTTGGTCAACCCCCGCGTCAGGACGGTGTGA